The Pollutimonas sp. M17 sequence CAGGAGCTGCTGCAGGCGGCCGGCATGGACGCCGGGCCCGCCGAGGCCGTTGCCGACACCCTGGTGGAAGGCGATCTGCTGGGCCACGATACGCATGGCCTGGCTTTGCTGGCGCCCTATATAAAGGAAATCGAGAACAAAACCATGGAGGTGGCCGGCCTGCCCGACACCTTGTCCGACCGCGGCGCGTCCCTGCTGTGGGACGGGCGGCGGCTGCCCGGTCCCTGGCTGGTCCATCAAGGCCTCGACGCATTGATCCCTCGAGCGCGCGAGTTCGGCAGCGCCACTCTGGTCATACGGCGCAGCCACCATATTGCCTGCCTGGCCGCCTACCTGCTGCGCGCAACCGAGAACGGCCTGCTGATCACATTGGCCAGCTCGGATCCCGCCGTGGCCAGCGTTGCGCCTTACGGCGGCACTCAAGCCGTGTTCACACCCAATCCCATTGCCATGGGCATACCCACCTCCGGCACCCCTTTCCTGGTGGACATCTCTTCGTCCATCGTCACCAACGGCATGTGCAGCCGCCTGCAGAAAGCGGGCCAGCAGTTTGACGACGAATGCCTGCTCGATGCGCAAGGCCGCCCCAGCCGCGACCCCGCCGTGCTGTCGGCCGATCCTCCCGGCACCATCATGCCGCTGGGGGGAGTGACGGCGGGCCATAAAGGCTTCGGCATGGCGCTGATGATAGAGGCGCTGACAGGCGGGCTGGCGGGCCATGGCCGTGCCGATCCACCCGATGGCTGGGGCGCGACTGTTTTTCTTGGCCTGCACGATCCGGAAGCCTTTGGCGGCACCGACGCCTTCACGCGCCAGACCGACCACATCGGACAGGCATGCCGCGAAAATCAGCCCCGTGCCGGGGGAAGCTCGGTCCGGATGCCGGGCGACCGCGGCCTGGCGTTGCGATCGGAACAGCAACAGGGCGGCGTTGCGCTGCACCCCACGATTCCTGAAATGCTGACGCAATGCGCCGCCCGCTATGGCCTGTCGTTTCCCCAGGCATCGGGCTAGGGCCAGCCACGACCAACGGAAAACCGCATGAGGGCCAACGTATAATGCGCGCCGGGAACCATCCAGTCCATGCCTATCAAAATCATCGAACCTCAACGCCTGTACCGCCAGATCAGCGAGCAGCTTCGCACGCTGATCGAAAGCGGCGAGTTTCCGCCGGGGTCGCGCCTGCCCGCCGAGCGCGACCTTGCCGTACAGTTGGGCGTCAGCCGGCCATCGCTGCGTGAAGCCCTGATCGCCCTGGAGGTTCATGGCTATATAGAGGTCCATATGGGTTCGGGCATTTATGTCTGCGACCCGCCGACCCCGCCCTCCAAGCGATACGACCTGTCCCAAGAGGAAGGTCCGCTCGAAGTCATACGCGCGCGCGCCCTGCTGGAAAGCGAGGTGGCGGCCACGGCGGCCAAGGCGGGCCGCAAGGCCCAGTTCGACGCCATCGAGGAAGCCATCGACATGATGGCGGCCGATACCGAGGCGGGCCTGGTTCCCCTTGAAGCCGACCAGCTGTTCCATGTGCGCATCGCCGAAGCCACCGGAAACAGCGTGCTCATAGGCGTGGTAAAACAGCTCTTCGAGTTTCGCATGGGCCCGCTCTTTGACAGGCTGCACGGGCATTTTGAATCCGGCGACGTGTGGCCCCAGGCCATTGCGGAACATCGCCGGATACTGAAGGCCTTGCGGGCCAAGGATCCGGACCAGGCGCGCCTGGCCATGCAGGAACACATGGGCGTGGCATTCAAGCGCCTGACTTCCAGCCTGACGGAATCGCCCAGGCGCCGCAAGGCGGCATCGCCGCGATCGCCGTCCGATACCCAGGCCGGCAGGCGGGCCAAGGCGGCCAAGACCACCAAGAAAAAAGGACTGACAAAATGACTACGGAAAAATTCGCACTTGTCACAGGAGCGGGATCGGGAATAGGAAAGAGCATCGCCCTTGCCTTGATGCAGAACGGCTATTCAGTGGCGTTGGCGGGCCGCCGCAAAGATCCCCTGGAAGCCACGGCCCGCGAGGGCGCCGCATACGGCGCGCGATCGCTGGTGGCGCCGGCCGACATCAGCCGTCCCGAAGACGTCGATCGCGTGTTCGGCCTGATCAAGGAACAGTTCGGCCGCCTGGACCTGCTGTTCAACAATGCCGGCATCTTCGCCCGCGCTGTTTCCCTTGAAGAGCTGGAGTACGAGCAG is a genomic window containing:
- a CDS encoding Ldh family oxidoreductase translates to MDRQRYAAQALRDFSQELLQAAGMDAGPAEAVADTLVEGDLLGHDTHGLALLAPYIKEIENKTMEVAGLPDTLSDRGASLLWDGRRLPGPWLVHQGLDALIPRAREFGSATLVIRRSHHIACLAAYLLRATENGLLITLASSDPAVASVAPYGGTQAVFTPNPIAMGIPTSGTPFLVDISSSIVTNGMCSRLQKAGQQFDDECLLDAQGRPSRDPAVLSADPPGTIMPLGGVTAGHKGFGMALMIEALTGGLAGHGRADPPDGWGATVFLGLHDPEAFGGTDAFTRQTDHIGQACRENQPRAGGSSVRMPGDRGLALRSEQQQGGVALHPTIPEMLTQCAARYGLSFPQASG
- a CDS encoding FadR/GntR family transcriptional regulator is translated as MPIKIIEPQRLYRQISEQLRTLIESGEFPPGSRLPAERDLAVQLGVSRPSLREALIALEVHGYIEVHMGSGIYVCDPPTPPSKRYDLSQEEGPLEVIRARALLESEVAATAAKAGRKAQFDAIEEAIDMMAADTEAGLVPLEADQLFHVRIAEATGNSVLIGVVKQLFEFRMGPLFDRLHGHFESGDVWPQAIAEHRRILKALRAKDPDQARLAMQEHMGVAFKRLTSSLTESPRRRKAASPRSPSDTQAGRRAKAAKTTKKKGLTK